One Tistrella mobilis DNA segment encodes these proteins:
- a CDS encoding glycine-rich domain-containing protein has protein sequence MTLPLNLHRDPLNDRLIGVLGRLEAYDFSRVNGMCAAKFGWSAEKCRWAEMKLKQFLALSFLDPDSYHAPGVEADEYWHRAILDTYWYTEMCKDVFGAYIHHAPLAALGPEQEDYRARTLQALMHWFADDDYRGDYRLIETCQQCNNPTTLTRDLVSHVSTRLN, from the coding sequence ATGACCCTTCCTTTGAACCTGCATCGTGATCCGCTGAATGACCGACTGATCGGGGTTCTCGGCCGCCTGGAGGCCTACGACTTTTCGCGTGTCAACGGCATGTGCGCGGCGAAATTCGGCTGGTCGGCCGAGAAATGCCGCTGGGCAGAAATGAAGCTCAAGCAGTTCCTGGCGCTCAGCTTTCTCGATCCTGACAGCTATCATGCACCGGGTGTGGAGGCTGATGAATACTGGCATCGCGCGATCCTCGACACCTACTGGTATACCGAGATGTGCAAGGACGTTTTCGGCGCCTACATCCATCATGCCCCGCTCGCGGCGCTCGGGCCCGAGCAGGAAGATTATCGTGCCCGGACGCTGCAGGCGCTCATGCACTGGTTTGCCGACGATGACTATCGTGGCGATTATCGCCTGATCGAGACCTGTCAGCAGTGCAACAATCCGACCACGCTCACCCGTGACCTGGTCTCGCATGTCTCCACACGGCTGAACTGA
- the pyrH gene encoding UMP kinase produces MSFSTPRFRRVLLKVSGEALMGNRQYGLDVDMVERVAGEIRSVQSMGVQVCLVIGGGNIFRGISGAATGMERATADYMGMLATVMNALAMQSALERIGVATRVQSAIPMSSICEPYIRRRAVRHMEKGRVVIFAAGTGNPFFTTDTAAALRAVEMGCDALLKGTQVDGVYTADPKKDPRAERYDSLGYLEVLSRDLKVMDASAITLARDNNIPIVVFNLHHAGGFAEVMLGRGLFTIITNEA; encoded by the coding sequence ATGTCGTTCTCCACCCCGCGGTTCCGCCGGGTCCTGCTGAAGGTCTCGGGCGAAGCGTTGATGGGCAATCGCCAGTACGGTCTGGACGTCGATATGGTGGAGCGCGTCGCCGGCGAGATCCGGTCCGTGCAGTCCATGGGCGTGCAGGTCTGCCTGGTGATCGGCGGCGGTAACATCTTCCGTGGCATTTCCGGTGCCGCGACCGGCATGGAGCGGGCCACCGCAGATTACATGGGCATGCTGGCGACGGTCATGAACGCGCTGGCGATGCAGAGCGCGCTGGAGCGGATCGGCGTTGCGACCCGGGTGCAGTCGGCCATCCCGATGTCGAGCATCTGCGAGCCCTATATCCGGCGCCGCGCCGTGCGGCATATGGAGAAGGGCCGGGTGGTGATCTTCGCTGCCGGTACCGGCAACCCCTTCTTCACCACCGACACCGCAGCTGCCCTGCGCGCCGTGGAGATGGGGTGCGATGCGCTGCTGAAGGGCACCCAGGTCGACGGTGTCTATACTGCCGACCCCAAGAAGGACCCGCGCGCCGAACGCTATGACAGCCTCGGCTATCTGGAGGTTCTTTCGCGCGACCTGAAGGTGATGGATGCTTCCGCCATCACGCTGGCCCGCGACAACAACATCCCGATCGTGGTTTTCAACCTGCATCACGCCGGCGGCTTTGCCGAGGTGATGCTCGGTCGGGGACTTTTCACCATCATTACCAACGAGGCCTGA
- the dnaE gene encoding DNA polymerase III subunit alpha has protein sequence MSHADFVHLRVHTAYSLSEGAVKTKDLVKLAKAQKMPAVAVTDTGNLFGAMEISSTLPKEGIQPILGMIIRLTRAAGEDRFGRRPEPEPLVLLAQTGAGYDNLGRIVSRAFMETPTGETPQVSEQVLAEFSSDIICLSGGPNGPVGARILEGRDDEARAQAERLAAIFPGRFYIELMRHCAPGETPPDAEADSEPGLVEIAYDLDLPLVATNDVFFTTEAMYEAHDALLCIAEGRHIEDTNRRRLTPHHYFKSAAEMRALFADLPEAIDNTLVIAKRCAAKAPFRKPILPKSTRDPNAREEDELRRLSKEGLERRLETAVYTPAMDEAAREAVAIPYRERLDYELDVIVKMGFPGYFLIVAEFIQWAKAHGIPVGPGRGSGAGSVVAWSLTITDLDPLRFGLLFERFLNPERVSMPDFDVDFCQDRRDEVIQHVRELYGFDRVAQIITFGKLQARAVLRDVGRVLGMPFGQTDKICKLVPNNPANPVTLQEAIDGEPALQRARDEDEQVARLISIALKLEGLYRHASTHAAGVVIGDRPLDELVPLYRDPRSDMPVTQFSMKYVEQTGLIKFDFLGLKTLTVITTAERLIRQVEPDFDINRVPLDDRKSFEMLARGEGVGVFQLESSGMRDVLRKMRPDKFEDIIAVVALYRPGPMDNIPRYIAVKHGSEEAEYLHPMLKPILEETYGIMIYQEQVMQAAQVLAGYSLGQADLLRRAMGKKIKEEMDAQRESFTKGAVANGVDKETAGLIFDQIAKFAGYGFNKSHAAAYALVAYQTAYLKANWPVEFMAASMTLDMHNTDKLAGFRQELNRLKIGVVPPDVNQSDAVFSVRRTKSAPKGEILYALGALKQVGPQAMEELVAERRKGGPYADLFDLSARLGTKVINKRMMESLTKAGAFDRLNANRAQVMNAIDMVLRYGQAAQEERESNQVSLFGGPGGEAVPKPPMPSVDPWMPMEQLKRELEAVGFYLSAHPLDAYDKVMDRLGVVRAGDLAAKLEREGAAGLKLAGTLIAKQERRSAKGSRFAFAQLSDPTGVFEVTLFSETLSQARDLLEPGVPLLIEASGEWREDTVRLTAQNVRSLDDVAASSSARLTIQVAEERALALIRRLIEREPEGRGRITLELDIDLEGERQVVRLDLPKPVSITPALKAALKITPGVIDAIEA, from the coding sequence GTGTCGCATGCCGATTTCGTCCATCTTCGCGTCCATACTGCCTATTCGCTGTCCGAAGGGGCGGTGAAGACCAAGGATCTGGTCAAGCTGGCCAAGGCGCAGAAGATGCCGGCGGTGGCGGTGACCGACACCGGCAATCTGTTCGGCGCGATGGAGATTTCCTCCACCCTGCCCAAGGAAGGCATCCAGCCGATCCTGGGCATGATCATCCGGCTGACCCGTGCTGCCGGCGAGGACCGTTTCGGCCGCCGCCCGGAACCCGAGCCGCTGGTGCTGCTGGCCCAGACCGGGGCCGGCTATGACAATCTCGGCCGGATCGTCAGCCGGGCGTTCATGGAGACGCCGACCGGCGAAACTCCCCAGGTTTCCGAACAGGTTCTGGCAGAGTTCTCGTCCGACATCATCTGTCTGTCGGGCGGCCCCAACGGCCCGGTGGGCGCCCGCATCCTTGAGGGGCGGGACGACGAGGCGCGGGCGCAGGCCGAGCGTCTGGCAGCAATCTTTCCCGGCCGGTTCTATATTGAACTGATGCGCCATTGCGCCCCGGGGGAGACGCCGCCCGATGCCGAGGCGGACAGCGAGCCGGGGCTGGTCGAGATCGCCTATGATCTCGATCTGCCGCTGGTGGCGACGAATGACGTCTTCTTTACCACCGAGGCGATGTACGAGGCCCATGACGCGCTGCTGTGCATCGCGGAAGGTCGGCATATCGAGGATACCAACCGCCGCCGCCTCACACCCCATCACTATTTCAAATCAGCGGCCGAGATGCGGGCGCTGTTCGCCGATCTGCCCGAAGCGATCGACAACACGCTGGTGATCGCGAAGCGTTGCGCGGCCAAGGCACCGTTCCGCAAACCGATTCTGCCCAAATCCACCCGCGATCCCAATGCGCGGGAGGAGGATGAACTCCGCCGCCTTTCGAAAGAAGGGCTGGAGCGCCGCCTTGAGACGGCGGTTTACACGCCCGCCATGGACGAGGCGGCGCGCGAGGCCGTTGCGATACCCTATCGGGAGCGGCTGGACTACGAACTCGACGTGATCGTGAAGATGGGCTTTCCCGGCTATTTCCTGATCGTGGCGGAGTTCATCCAGTGGGCAAAGGCGCACGGCATCCCGGTCGGGCCCGGCCGCGGTTCCGGCGCGGGCTCGGTCGTGGCCTGGTCGCTGACCATCACCGATCTCGACCCGTTGCGGTTCGGCCTGCTGTTCGAGCGCTTCCTGAACCCGGAACGCGTGTCGATGCCGGATTTCGACGTCGACTTCTGTCAGGACCGCCGCGACGAGGTGATCCAGCACGTCCGCGAACTCTATGGCTTCGACCGCGTCGCCCAGATCATCACCTTCGGTAAGCTCCAGGCCCGCGCGGTGCTGCGCGATGTCGGCCGCGTGCTGGGCATGCCTTTCGGTCAGACCGACAAGATCTGCAAGCTGGTCCCGAACAACCCGGCGAACCCGGTCACCCTGCAGGAGGCGATCGACGGCGAACCGGCGCTGCAGCGGGCGCGTGACGAGGATGAACAGGTCGCGCGGCTGATCAGCATCGCGCTCAAGCTCGAAGGCCTCTATCGACACGCCTCGACCCATGCGGCCGGCGTGGTGATCGGCGACCGGCCGCTCGACGAACTGGTGCCGCTCTATCGCGATCCGCGCTCCGACATGCCGGTCACCCAGTTTTCGATGAAGTATGTCGAGCAGACCGGGCTGATCAAGTTCGACTTCCTGGGGCTGAAAACCCTGACCGTGATCACCACCGCCGAGCGGCTGATCCGGCAGGTCGAGCCCGATTTCGACATCAACCGGGTGCCGCTGGACGACCGGAAGAGCTTCGAGATGCTGGCCCGCGGCGAAGGCGTCGGCGTGTTCCAGCTGGAAAGCTCGGGCATGCGCGACGTGCTGCGCAAGATGCGCCCCGATAAGTTCGAAGACATCATCGCGGTGGTGGCGCTCTACCGCCCGGGCCCCATGGACAACATTCCGCGCTACATCGCGGTCAAGCACGGCTCGGAAGAGGCCGAATACCTCCATCCCATGCTCAAGCCGATCCTGGAGGAAACCTACGGGATCATGATCTATCAGGAGCAGGTGATGCAGGCGGCCCAGGTGCTGGCGGGCTACAGCCTGGGCCAGGCCGATCTTCTGCGCCGCGCGATGGGCAAGAAGATCAAGGAGGAGATGGACGCCCAGCGTGAGAGCTTCACCAAGGGTGCCGTCGCCAATGGGGTCGACAAGGAGACCGCCGGCCTGATCTTCGACCAGATCGCCAAGTTCGCAGGTTACGGCTTCAACAAATCGCATGCCGCGGCCTACGCGCTGGTCGCCTATCAGACCGCCTACCTCAAGGCCAACTGGCCGGTCGAGTTCATGGCCGCCTCGATGACGCTCGATATGCACAACACCGACAAGCTGGCCGGTTTCCGCCAGGAGCTGAACCGGCTCAAAATCGGCGTGGTGCCGCCGGACGTGAACCAGTCGGACGCGGTGTTCTCGGTGCGCCGGACGAAGAGCGCGCCCAAGGGCGAGATCCTCTATGCGCTGGGCGCCCTGAAACAGGTCGGCCCGCAGGCCATGGAGGAACTCGTGGCCGAGCGGCGGAAGGGCGGGCCCTATGCCGATCTCTTCGACCTCTCGGCCCGGCTCGGCACCAAGGTCATCAACAAGCGCATGATGGAAAGCCTGACCAAGGCCGGTGCTTTCGATCGTCTGAACGCCAATCGGGCGCAGGTGATGAACGCCATCGACATGGTGCTGCGCTACGGCCAGGCCGCCCAGGAGGAACGGGAGAGCAACCAGGTCAGTCTGTTCGGCGGGCCGGGCGGCGAGGCCGTGCCCAAGCCCCCAATGCCCTCGGTCGATCCGTGGATGCCGATGGAGCAGCTGAAGCGGGAGCTGGAGGCCGTGGGTTTCTATCTCTCGGCCCATCCGCTCGACGCCTATGACAAGGTCATGGACCGGCTGGGGGTGGTCAGGGCCGGCGATCTGGCGGCCAAGCTGGAGCGGGAAGGGGCGGCCGGCCTTAAGCTCGCGGGCACGCTGATCGCCAAGCAGGAACGCCGGTCGGCCAAGGGCAGCCGGTTCGCCTTCGCGCAGCTCTCGGATCCGACCGGGGTGTTCGAGGTGACCCTGTTCTCGGAAACCCTGTCCCAGGCCCGCGATCTGCTGGAACCCGGTGTGCCGCTGCTGATCGAGGCGAGCGGCGAATGGCGTGAGGACACCGTCCGGCTGACGGCGCAGAACGTTCGCTCGCTCGACGATGTCGCAGCCTCCTCCTCCGCCCGTCTGACCATTCAGGTGGCGGAAGAGCGGGCGCTGGCCCTGATCCGCCGGCTGATCGAACGGGAACCCGAGGGCCGCGGCCGCATTACCCTGGAGCTGGATATCGACCTCGAGGGGGAGCGTCAGGTCGTGCGCCTGGATCTGCCCAAGCCGGTCTCGATTACCCCGGCGCTCAAGGCCGCGCTCAAGATCACGCCGGGGGTGATCGACGCGATCGAGGCCTGA
- the frr gene encoding ribosome recycling factor, whose product MDGAVDALKHELAGLRTGRASANLLEPVRVDAYGSEMTVSQVATISVPEPRMLSVQVWDQSLAKAVERAIRDSGLGLNPIGEGAVIRVPIPELTEERRREMGKVASRYGEQARISVRNVRRDGLDKLKKLEKDSEISQDELRGASDRVQTVTDERIKQIDDLVAAKEKEIMQV is encoded by the coding sequence ATGGACGGCGCGGTCGACGCCCTGAAGCATGAGCTGGCGGGTCTGCGCACCGGCCGCGCCTCGGCCAATCTGCTCGAGCCGGTGCGTGTCGACGCCTATGGCTCCGAGATGACGGTCTCCCAGGTCGCGACCATCAGCGTTCCCGAGCCGCGCATGCTGTCGGTCCAGGTCTGGGATCAGAGCCTTGCCAAGGCGGTCGAGCGGGCGATTCGCGACAGCGGCCTGGGTCTCAACCCGATCGGCGAGGGCGCCGTGATCCGGGTGCCGATTCCGGAGCTGACCGAAGAGCGCCGCCGCGAGATGGGCAAGGTCGCCTCGCGTTACGGCGAGCAGGCCCGCATCTCGGTGCGCAATGTTCGCCGTGATGGCCTCGACAAGCTCAAGAAGCTTGAGAAGGACAGCGAGATCAGCCAGGACGAGTTGCGTGGCGCCTCGGATCGCGTTCAGACCGTGACGGATGAGCGCATCAAGCAGATCGACGATCTGGTGGCGGCGAAGGAAAAGGAGATCATGCAGGTCTGA
- the rpsB gene encoding 30S ribosomal protein S2: MALPTFTMRQLLEAGVHFGHQSRRWNPRMAPYLYGTRNGIHIIDLRETQPQLYRAMEAVRDIVANRGRVLFVGTKRQAQELVAEGAKRCGQYYVNRRWLGGMLTNWQTISNSIRRLREIEQLLEQQADLGLTKKELLKLTRQRDNLEASLGGIKDMGGLPDALFVIDTNKEELAVREAAKLGIPVIAILDSNSNPDGVTFPVAGNDDSTKAIQLYLELVSGAVLDGIQQEMIRSGADLGALADPVSVDLDDEGVEEEATEETAGEAQA, from the coding sequence ATGGCGCTTCCCACCTTCACCATGCGTCAGCTTCTCGAAGCCGGCGTTCACTTCGGGCATCAGTCCCGCCGCTGGAACCCGCGCATGGCGCCGTATCTCTACGGCACCCGCAACGGCATCCACATCATCGACCTGCGCGAGACCCAGCCGCAGCTCTATCGTGCGATGGAAGCGGTGCGCGACATCGTCGCCAACCGTGGCCGCGTGCTGTTCGTCGGCACCAAGCGCCAGGCGCAGGAGCTGGTCGCCGAGGGCGCGAAGCGTTGCGGTCAGTACTATGTCAACCGTCGCTGGCTCGGCGGCATGCTGACCAACTGGCAGACCATCTCCAACTCGATCCGCCGTCTGCGTGAGATCGAGCAGCTCCTCGAGCAGCAGGCCGATCTGGGCCTGACCAAGAAGGAGCTGCTGAAGCTGACCCGTCAGCGCGACAACCTCGAGGCGTCGCTGGGCGGCATCAAGGACATGGGCGGCCTGCCGGACGCGCTGTTCGTGATCGACACCAACAAGGAAGAGCTGGCGGTCCGCGAGGCGGCGAAGCTGGGCATTCCGGTGATTGCGATCCTGGACAGCAACTCGAACCCCGACGGCGTGACCTTCCCGGTTGCCGGCAATGACGACTCGACTAAGGCGATCCAGCTTTATCTGGAACTCGTCTCGGGCGCGGTCCTCGACGGCATCCAGCAGGAGATGATCCGTTCGGGTGCCGACCTCGGTGCGCTGGCCGATCCGGTCTCGGTCGATCTCGACGACGAGGGCGTCGAGGAAGAGGCGACCGAAGAGACCGCGGGCGAGGCCCAGGCCTGA
- a CDS encoding YciI family protein, protein MFVVLLKFIDRGKAAGALAGHKAWLDEGFAEGRFLLAGSLASGQGGIVFIHGLSEEDVERRVAADPFVAQGVVTAEIVRITANRADARLDFLT, encoded by the coding sequence ATGTTCGTAGTGCTGCTGAAGTTCATTGATCGCGGAAAGGCCGCCGGGGCTTTGGCCGGCCACAAGGCCTGGCTTGATGAGGGATTCGCCGAGGGGCGGTTTCTGCTCGCCGGCAGCCTTGCTTCCGGGCAAGGCGGCATAGTGTTTATCCATGGCCTCTCCGAGGAGGACGTCGAAAGGCGGGTGGCTGCTGATCCATTCGTGGCGCAGGGCGTGGTCACGGCCGAGATCGTGAGGATCACGGCGAACCGTGCCGATGCGCGGCTCGATTTTCTGACCTGA
- a CDS encoding isoprenyl transferase translates to MALVSDPPLRHVAIIMDGNGRWAKARGLPRTVGHYRGVESVRKVIDRAVEHGIGYLTLFAFSSENWKRPLDEVRDLMGLLRFYLDREAKLLSDRNVRLNFIGDRSRLSSDMRNLLDRSVERTRHCTGMVLTIAISYGGRAEILAAARELAADALAGRVDLDGLDEESFGARLQTHDLPDPDLIIRTSGEQRISNFLLWQLAYAEMIFVPTLWPDFDAAALDAALAEYKRRERRYGAV, encoded by the coding sequence ATGGCGCTGGTCTCAGATCCCCCCTTGCGCCACGTCGCGATCATCATGGACGGCAATGGCCGCTGGGCGAAAGCCCGCGGCCTGCCGCGCACCGTCGGTCATTATCGTGGGGTCGAATCGGTCCGCAAGGTGATCGATCGCGCCGTGGAGCACGGGATCGGTTATCTCACCCTGTTCGCCTTCTCGTCCGAAAACTGGAAGCGCCCGCTTGACGAGGTTCGTGACCTCATGGGGTTGCTGCGGTTCTATCTGGACCGGGAAGCCAAACTGCTGAGCGACCGGAATGTCCGCCTGAATTTTATCGGCGACCGTTCTCGACTGTCTTCGGACATGCGCAATCTCCTCGATCGGTCTGTGGAACGGACCCGGCATTGTACCGGAATGGTCCTGACCATCGCGATCAGCTATGGCGGGCGGGCTGAGATCCTGGCGGCGGCGCGGGAGCTTGCGGCCGATGCTCTTGCCGGCCGGGTGGATCTGGACGGGTTGGACGAAGAGTCTTTCGGAGCCCGTCTTCAGACCCACGATCTGCCGGACCCGGATCTGATCATCCGGACCAGCGGCGAGCAGAGGATCAGCAATTTTCTGCTCTGGCAGCTGGCCTATGCGGAGATGATCTTCGTTCCGACATTGTGGCCGGATTTTGATGCGGCGGCGCTCGACGCGGCGCTCGCCGAATACAAACGCCGCGAACGTCGCTATGGCGCCGTCTAG
- a CDS encoding amidase, with translation MELKDYVAEDATGLAGLVAAGEVSAAELTECANQAIEAVNGRINAVVRRFDEPVPGDPSGPFAGVPFLVKDLVLAVGGHPEMMGSRMLGQGQFVPPVDSELFARFRRAGLNTLGITATPEFGFNATTEGLLYGPTRNPWNLERSPGGSSGGSAAAVAAGIVPFAHANDGGGSIRIPAAACGLVGLKPSRGRIPFGPYYGLPLLGMANEFAVTRSMRDAATLLDAVAGADPGAMTDIPPPAVPYAEAIRKPTPKLRIALARQWPGSPAAAPHIDAALVRTAKLLEAEGHVVEEAAPDYDVAAFHRANFTAWMSFLAAGVYGMAEMLNLQPGPDTVEAVTMACAQAGAKLTALDVEQAFMVMNTVSRSFGAFFGTYDAILMPVLKDVPVPLGYLDQNDPDLDAQGWYDRLFDTVPFTAPFNMTGLPAMALPAGMHDGMPLPIQLAAGMGREDILLQLGRDLEELQPWRQARPGVFAV, from the coding sequence ATGGAACTAAAGGATTACGTTGCCGAGGATGCGACCGGCCTTGCCGGTCTGGTCGCGGCAGGCGAAGTGAGCGCCGCCGAGTTGACCGAATGCGCCAATCAGGCGATCGAGGCAGTGAACGGCCGGATCAATGCGGTGGTTCGCCGCTTCGACGAGCCGGTGCCGGGCGACCCGTCCGGTCCTTTTGCCGGTGTGCCGTTCCTGGTGAAGGATCTCGTCCTGGCGGTCGGCGGCCATCCGGAAATGATGGGTTCGCGGATGCTGGGCCAGGGGCAGTTCGTGCCCCCGGTCGATTCGGAACTCTTTGCCCGTTTCAGGCGGGCGGGTTTGAACACGCTGGGTATCACCGCGACGCCCGAATTCGGCTTCAACGCTACGACGGAGGGGCTGCTCTACGGACCGACGCGCAATCCGTGGAATCTGGAGCGATCGCCGGGCGGTTCCTCCGGCGGCTCGGCGGCGGCAGTGGCCGCGGGCATCGTGCCATTCGCCCATGCCAATGACGGGGGCGGATCGATCCGGATCCCGGCCGCGGCCTGCGGGCTGGTGGGTCTCAAGCCCTCGCGCGGGCGCATACCGTTCGGGCCCTATTACGGCCTGCCGCTGCTGGGCATGGCCAACGAGTTTGCCGTGACGCGAAGCATGCGCGATGCAGCCACCCTGCTCGACGCGGTCGCAGGGGCCGATCCCGGGGCAATGACCGATATCCCGCCGCCGGCCGTGCCCTATGCCGAGGCCATCCGCAAGCCGACGCCAAAGCTGCGCATCGCCCTGGCCCGGCAGTGGCCGGGGTCGCCGGCAGCCGCGCCTCATATCGATGCGGCGCTGGTCCGGACTGCGAAACTGCTGGAAGCGGAAGGGCATGTCGTCGAAGAGGCAGCGCCGGATTATGACGTGGCCGCTTTCCACCGGGCGAATTTCACCGCCTGGATGTCGTTCCTGGCCGCGGGGGTCTACGGTATGGCCGAGATGCTGAACCTGCAGCCCGGGCCGGATACCGTCGAGGCAGTGACCATGGCCTGTGCACAGGCAGGGGCGAAGCTCACGGCACTGGATGTCGAGCAGGCCTTCATGGTCATGAACACGGTATCGCGGAGTTTCGGCGCCTTCTTCGGCACTTATGATGCTATTCTGATGCCGGTTCTGAAGGATGTCCCGGTCCCGCTCGGCTATCTTGATCAGAATGATCCCGATCTCGATGCGCAGGGCTGGTATGACCGGTTGTTCGATACCGTCCCCTTCACCGCGCCGTTCAACATGACCGGGCTGCCGGCGATGGCACTTCCTGCGGGCATGCATGACGGCATGCCGTTGCCGATCCAGCTCGCGGCCGGCATGGGTCGCGAGGACATTCTGTTGCAGCTGGGGCGGGATCTGGAAGAGCTCCAGCCCTGGCGTCAGGCCCGGCCGGGGGTGTTTGCCGTCTGA
- the tsf gene encoding translation elongation factor Ts has product MAQITAALVKELREKTGAGMMDCKKALTENDGDLDAAIDWLRTKGLSQAAKKASRVASEGLVGVKVDGLRAAVVEVNSETDFVARNEKFQDYVAKVAGVTLEAGADIEALKAAAYPDGGTVEAKLTDLIATIGENMALRRAAVLEVTDGVIAAYVHNQVAEGLGKIGVLVALESTGDKVKLAELGRQIAMHAAAARPEALDVADVSAESLDRERAVLIEQARESGKPESIIEKMVEGRIRKYYEQVCLLEQIFVIDGETKIRKVVENAKGTVGAPVTLKAFARFELGEGVEKKQEDFAAEVEKALGA; this is encoded by the coding sequence ATGGCTCAGATCACTGCTGCCCTGGTCAAGGAGCTCCGCGAGAAGACCGGCGCGGGCATGATGGACTGCAAGAAGGCGCTGACCGAGAACGACGGCGACCTGGATGCGGCCATCGACTGGCTGCGCACCAAGGGCCTGTCGCAGGCGGCCAAGAAGGCGAGCCGCGTGGCCTCCGAGGGCCTGGTCGGTGTGAAGGTCGACGGCCTGCGCGCCGCGGTGGTCGAGGTGAACTCCGAGACCGACTTCGTGGCCCGCAACGAGAAGTTCCAGGACTATGTCGCCAAGGTCGCGGGTGTGACCCTCGAGGCCGGCGCCGACATCGAGGCGCTGAAGGCGGCGGCCTATCCCGACGGCGGCACCGTCGAGGCGAAGCTGACCGATCTGATCGCCACCATCGGCGAGAACATGGCCCTGCGTCGCGCGGCCGTGCTCGAGGTGACCGATGGCGTGATCGCCGCCTATGTTCACAACCAGGTCGCCGAAGGCCTTGGCAAGATCGGCGTGCTGGTTGCGCTCGAGTCGACCGGTGACAAGGTGAAGCTGGCCGAACTCGGCCGTCAGATCGCCATGCATGCCGCGGCGGCCCGTCCCGAGGCGCTCGACGTCGCCGACGTGTCGGCCGAGTCGCTCGACCGCGAGCGCGCGGTGCTCATCGAGCAGGCGCGCGAGAGCGGCAAGCCCGAGAGCATCATCGAAAAGATGGTCGAAGGCCGGATCCGCAAGTACTACGAGCAGGTCTGCCTGCTTGAGCAGATCTTCGTGATCGATGGCGAGACCAAGATCCGCAAGGTCGTGGAGAACGCCAAGGGGACGGTCGGTGCGCCGGTGACCCTGAAGGCCTTCGCCCGCTTCGAGCTCGGCGAGGGCGTCGAGAAGAAGCAGGAAGACTTCGCGGCCGAGGTGGAGAAGGCGCTGGGCGCCTGA
- a CDS encoding LysR family transcriptional regulator, whose translation MSQVSGLNWDDLRLVLVVAEQGTVTAAAATLRISHPTLSRRLRQIEAGLGVRLFDRTPPRWRLTAAGEEMRDLAMRLRDDIQALESRIRGRDDALGGVVRLTAPDAVAEYLLPGVLASLCRELPDVTVELLVSNEVISLAGRAADIALRVTEAPDPVLKGRRVGTVAMAVHADAELARKWMDGKPADRPWIGYDAGLACTGPGRWVAANIPESRIRFRANTLPGAAQAVRSGIGFGVLPCFIGSAIPGLVRVSEPLTGLSLGLWLLVHPEMSRVPRIRRTADALARALRTLAPVLDGGSA comes from the coding sequence ATGTCGCAAGTCTCTGGCCTCAACTGGGATGATCTGCGCCTGGTACTGGTCGTCGCCGAGCAGGGCACCGTGACCGCGGCGGCGGCGACCCTCAGGATCAGTCATCCGACCCTCTCCCGGCGCCTGCGGCAGATCGAAGCCGGATTGGGGGTGCGGCTGTTTGACCGCACGCCGCCCCGCTGGCGTCTGACCGCGGCCGGGGAGGAAATGCGCGATCTGGCCATGCGTCTGCGGGACGACATCCAGGCTCTGGAGAGCCGCATCCGCGGCAGGGATGATGCCCTGGGTGGCGTCGTCCGGCTGACGGCTCCGGATGCCGTGGCCGAGTACCTGCTGCCGGGCGTGCTGGCCAGCCTCTGCCGGGAACTGCCGGACGTCACCGTCGAACTGCTGGTATCGAACGAGGTCATTTCCCTGGCAGGACGTGCCGCCGATATCGCGCTGCGCGTCACCGAAGCCCCGGATCCGGTGCTCAAGGGGCGGCGAGTGGGTACGGTGGCAATGGCGGTCCATGCCGATGCCGAACTGGCACGGAAGTGGATGGACGGCAAACCTGCCGACCGGCCCTGGATCGGCTATGACGCGGGACTTGCCTGCACCGGCCCCGGCCGCTGGGTCGCAGCCAATATCCCCGAATCCCGGATCCGCTTCCGCGCCAATACCCTGCCGGGTGCGGCACAGGCTGTCCGCTCCGGCATCGGATTTGGAGTGCTGCCCTGCTTCATCGGTTCTGCCATCCCGGGGCTGGTCCGGGTATCGGAGCCTCTGACGGGGCTCTCGCTCGGCCTCTGGCTTCTGGTTCATCCCGAGATGTCCCGGGTGCCGCGCATTCGCAGGACGGCCGATGCGCTGGCGCGCGCCCTTCGGACCCTCGCCCCCGTGCTCGATGGCGGTTCTGCCTGA